The following are encoded together in the Bacillus sp. NP157 genome:
- a CDS encoding LON peptidase substrate-binding domain-containing protein, whose amino-acid sequence MAATTPAHDLPLFPLANVLFPGGHLQLRIFEPRYIDLVRECARTGKGFGVCLILDGREAGQPAVPAAVGTLATITDFHTRDDGLLGIVAEGGQRFRVTRTRVRSDGQVRGDIARWEPEQTQPVPAELGLLTTILERLAEQMAPPWRHDVAGRADDASWIGFRLCELLPLDANECQHMLELDDPLQRLAELRDILPRFQRA is encoded by the coding sequence ATGGCCGCGACCACGCCCGCACACGACCTCCCGCTATTTCCCCTGGCGAACGTCCTTTTCCCGGGCGGCCACCTGCAATTGCGCATCTTCGAACCGCGTTACATCGACCTGGTCCGCGAATGCGCACGCACCGGCAAGGGATTCGGCGTCTGCCTGATCCTCGACGGCCGCGAGGCGGGCCAGCCCGCCGTGCCTGCCGCGGTGGGCACGCTGGCGACGATCACGGACTTCCACACGCGCGACGATGGCCTGCTCGGCATCGTCGCCGAAGGCGGGCAGCGCTTCCGGGTCACCCGCACGCGCGTGCGTTCGGACGGCCAGGTGCGTGGCGACATCGCGCGCTGGGAACCCGAGCAGACCCAGCCGGTGCCCGCGGAACTGGGCTTGCTCACCACCATCCTCGAGCGCCTCGCCGAACAGATGGCCCCGCCCTGGCGCCACGACGTGGCCGGGCGCGCGGACGACGCCAGCTGGATCGGCTTCCGCCTGTGCGAGTTGCTGCCGCTGGATGCGAACGAATGCCAGCACATGCTGGAACTCGACGACCCGCTGCAACGACTCGCCGAACTGCGTGACATCCTCCCGCGCTTCCAGCGCGCCTAG
- a CDS encoding adenylate kinase has translation MRLVLFGAPGSGKGTQATRLKERLGVPHISTGDLLRGEIKAGTELGLKAKGLMDAGQLLPDDIMLGIIEHRLGEPDARPGFILDGYPRNLAQADALDTVLARIGQPLDVVVKLDVPDAAIVDRCEVRFEKEGRPDDNPDTVKKRLAIYADQTAPVAEFYKQHGKLQVINGVGELDDVTQRVLDVLPGGVQAASA, from the coding sequence ATGCGACTCGTGCTATTCGGCGCCCCCGGTTCCGGGAAGGGTACCCAGGCCACCCGCCTGAAGGAGCGCCTCGGCGTCCCGCACATCTCCACCGGCGATCTTCTGCGCGGTGAGATCAAGGCTGGCACGGAGCTGGGCCTCAAGGCCAAGGGCCTGATGGACGCCGGCCAGCTGCTGCCCGACGACATCATGCTCGGCATCATCGAGCACCGCCTGGGCGAGCCGGATGCCAGGCCGGGCTTCATCCTCGACGGCTACCCGCGCAACCTGGCCCAGGCCGACGCGCTGGATACCGTGCTGGCCCGCATCGGCCAGCCGCTGGACGTGGTGGTCAAGCTCGACGTGCCCGATGCGGCCATCGTCGACCGCTGCGAAGTGCGCTTCGAGAAGGAAGGCCGCCCGGACGACAACCCGGACACGGTCAAGAAGCGCCTGGCGATCTATGCCGACCAGACCGCCCCGGTGGCCGAGTTCTACAAGCAACACGGCAAGCTCCAGGTCATCAACGGCGTCGGCGAGCTCGACGACGTGACCCAGCGCGTGCTGGACGTCCTGCCTGGCGGTGTCCAGGCGGCCAGCGCCTGA
- a CDS encoding 6-phosphofructokinase: protein MAAGKLLYAQSGGVSAVINATAAGVIETARDKGIQVYAARNGILGALREELIDTTKEAKANIAALRHTPGGAFGSCRYKLKSLEENRAEYERLIAVFKAHDIRTFLYNGGNDSADTANKVSKIGQALGYEVNCIGVPKTIDNDLVVTDNCPGFGSVAKYTAIAVREASLDVVSMMDTSTKVFIIEVMGRHAGWIAAAAGLAGDKPGDAPHVILFPENVFDPEAFLAKVKATVEKIGYCTVVASEGVKGADGKFLADSGARDAFGHAQLGGGAPVLAALVRDRLGYKYHWALPDYLQRSARHIASKVDVEQAYAVGKKAVEYAAEGLNAVMPVIVRTSEDPYKWKIEAAPLDKIANHEKKMPKNFISKDGFGITAAARRYLAPLIVGEAPPPYGPDGLPVYVTLKNTSVPKKLKKFVPA from the coding sequence ATGGCCGCCGGCAAACTCCTTTACGCCCAGTCGGGCGGTGTCTCCGCCGTGATCAATGCCACCGCGGCGGGGGTCATCGAGACCGCCCGCGACAAGGGCATCCAGGTCTACGCCGCCCGCAACGGCATCCTCGGCGCCCTGCGCGAAGAGCTGATCGATACCACGAAGGAAGCGAAGGCGAACATCGCCGCGCTGAGGCACACCCCCGGCGGCGCGTTCGGCTCCTGCCGCTACAAGCTGAAGTCGCTGGAAGAGAACCGCGCCGAATACGAGCGGCTGATCGCCGTGTTCAAGGCGCACGACATCCGCACCTTCCTCTACAACGGCGGCAACGATTCGGCCGACACTGCGAACAAGGTCTCGAAGATCGGCCAGGCGCTGGGCTACGAGGTGAACTGCATCGGCGTGCCGAAGACCATCGACAACGACCTGGTGGTGACCGACAACTGCCCCGGCTTCGGCTCTGTGGCCAAGTACACGGCGATCGCCGTGCGCGAGGCGAGCCTGGACGTGGTCTCGATGATGGATACCTCGACCAAGGTCTTCATCATCGAAGTGATGGGCCGCCACGCAGGCTGGATCGCCGCCGCGGCCGGCCTCGCCGGCGACAAGCCGGGCGATGCGCCGCACGTGATCCTGTTCCCCGAGAACGTGTTCGACCCCGAGGCCTTCCTGGCCAAGGTCAAGGCGACCGTCGAGAAGATCGGCTACTGCACCGTGGTGGCCTCGGAAGGCGTGAAGGGTGCCGACGGCAAGTTCCTCGCCGACTCCGGTGCGCGCGACGCCTTCGGCCACGCCCAGCTGGGCGGTGGCGCACCGGTGCTCGCGGCGCTGGTCCGCGACCGGCTCGGCTACAAGTACCACTGGGCCCTGCCCGACTACCTGCAGCGCTCCGCCCGCCACATCGCCTCGAAGGTCGACGTCGAACAGGCCTACGCGGTGGGCAAGAAGGCCGTGGAATACGCCGCCGAAGGGCTGAACGCGGTGATGCCGGTGATCGTGCGCACGTCGGAAGATCCCTATAAGTGGAAGATCGAGGCCGCGCCGCTGGACAAGATCGCCAACCATGAGAAGAAGATGCCGAAGAACTTCATCTCGAAAGATGGCTTCGGGATCACCGCGGCGGCGCGGCGTTACCTTGCGCCGCTGATCGTTGGCGAAGCGCCGCCGCCGTATGGGCCGGATGGGTTGCCGGTGTATGTGACGCTGAAGAACACGTCGGTGCCGAAGAAGTTGAAGAAGTTCGTTCCGGCATAA
- a CDS encoding NAD(P)-dependent oxidoreductase, translating to MTSLAGKTLFITGASRGIGLAIGVRAARDGANVVIAAKSGVPNPKLPGTIHTAAAEIEAAGGKALALKVDIREEAEVRMAAATAAERFGGIDIVVNNASAIWLAGTEGTPMKRFDLMHQVNTRGTFLVTQSCLPFLKDATNPHVLMLSPPLSIDPHWYAPHVAYTIAKLGMSQCVLGMAPEFAPLGIAVNALWPKTVIATAAIGMIDGVKPEHCRKPEIVADAAHAILTRPAREFTGRFCIDEDLLRENGVSDFDHYAVTPGQPLLPDLFL from the coding sequence ATGACCTCGCTCGCCGGGAAGACCCTGTTCATCACCGGTGCCTCGCGCGGCATCGGCCTGGCTATCGGCGTGCGCGCGGCGCGCGACGGTGCCAACGTCGTCATCGCGGCGAAGAGCGGCGTGCCCAATCCGAAGCTGCCGGGCACCATCCACACTGCCGCGGCGGAGATCGAAGCGGCGGGTGGCAAGGCGCTCGCGCTCAAGGTCGACATCCGCGAGGAAGCCGAAGTGCGCATGGCCGCGGCCACCGCGGCGGAGCGCTTCGGCGGTATCGACATCGTGGTGAACAACGCCAGCGCGATCTGGCTGGCCGGCACCGAAGGCACGCCGATGAAGCGCTTCGACCTGATGCACCAGGTCAATACGCGCGGCACCTTCCTGGTCACCCAGTCCTGCCTGCCGTTCCTGAAAGATGCCACGAACCCCCACGTGCTGATGCTGTCGCCGCCTTTGAGCATCGATCCGCACTGGTACGCCCCGCACGTCGCCTACACGATCGCCAAGCTCGGCATGAGCCAGTGCGTGCTCGGCATGGCACCGGAATTCGCGCCGCTCGGCATCGCGGTGAATGCGCTGTGGCCGAAAACGGTGATCGCCACGGCCGCGATCGGCATGATCGATGGCGTGAAGCCCGAACATTGCCGGAAACCCGAGATCGTGGCCGATGCGGCCCATGCGATCCTCACCCGACCCGCCCGCGAGTTCACCGGGCGCTTCTGCATCGACGAAGATCTGCTGCGTGAAAACGGCGTGAGCGACTTCGATCACTACGCGGTCACGCCGGGCCAGCCTCTACTACCGGACTTGTTTCTCTAG
- a CDS encoding putative DNA modification/repair radical SAM protein has translation MKLSDKLAILADAAKYDASCSSSGGKGRNSLKSGGIGSTEGMGICHAYAPDGRCISLLKILLTNFCVYDCVYCVNRRSSNVQRARFTAEEVVTLTLEFYRRNYIEGLFLSSGIIQSPDYTMEQLVRVARSLRVDHKFGGYIHLKTIPDASPELIDAAGRWADRLSINVEMPTEVGLKSLAPEKDLGDIRSAMGRLRLSIDEAKAEKKAPRFAPAGQSTQMIVGADAASDRDVLTASTNLYTNYRLRRVYYSAFSPIPDASKILPLKPPPLVREHRLYQADWLMRFYGFGADEIAPPGDSGMLSLDVDPKLAWALRHREQFPVDVNRAPRDMLLRVPGLGVKTVDKMIAMRGHRRIRYDDLVRLRVPVKKVAPFVETVDHRPRGDRESAFLHRDLREPSQPDLFG, from the coding sequence ATGAAACTGTCCGACAAACTCGCCATCCTGGCCGACGCCGCCAAGTACGACGCCTCGTGTTCGTCGAGCGGCGGCAAGGGCCGTAACTCGCTGAAAAGCGGGGGCATCGGCTCGACCGAAGGCATGGGTATCTGCCATGCGTACGCGCCGGACGGACGCTGCATTTCGCTGCTGAAGATCCTGCTGACCAACTTCTGCGTCTACGACTGCGTGTACTGCGTGAACCGCCGCAGCAGCAACGTGCAGCGCGCGCGTTTCACCGCCGAGGAAGTGGTCACCCTCACCCTCGAGTTCTACCGGCGCAACTACATCGAAGGGCTGTTCCTGTCGTCGGGGATCATCCAGTCGCCCGACTACACGATGGAGCAGCTGGTCCGTGTCGCGCGCTCGCTGCGCGTAGACCACAAGTTCGGTGGCTACATCCACCTCAAGACCATCCCCGACGCCTCGCCGGAACTGATCGACGCCGCCGGACGCTGGGCCGACCGCCTCAGCATCAATGTCGAGATGCCGACCGAAGTGGGGCTCAAGTCGCTGGCGCCGGAGAAGGACCTCGGCGACATCCGCAGCGCGATGGGCCGGTTGCGCCTGTCCATCGACGAAGCGAAGGCAGAGAAGAAAGCACCGCGGTTCGCCCCGGCCGGCCAGAGCACGCAGATGATCGTGGGTGCCGATGCGGCCAGCGATCGCGACGTGCTCACCGCCAGCACCAACCTCTACACCAACTACCGGTTGCGCCGCGTCTACTACTCGGCATTCAGTCCGATCCCGGATGCGTCGAAGATCCTGCCGCTGAAACCGCCGCCGCTGGTGCGCGAGCACCGCCTCTACCAGGCCGACTGGCTGATGCGTTTCTACGGTTTCGGCGCCGACGAGATCGCACCGCCCGGCGACAGCGGCATGCTCTCGCTCGACGTCGATCCGAAGCTGGCGTGGGCGCTGCGCCATCGCGAGCAGTTCCCGGTCGACGTCAATCGTGCCCCGCGCGACATGCTGCTGCGCGTGCCGGGCCTCGGGGTGAAGACCGTCGACAAGATGATCGCCATGCGTGGCCATCGTCGGATCCGCTATGACGACCTCGTCCGCCTGCGCGTGCCGGTGAAGAAGGTGGCGCCCTTCGTCGAAACTGTCGACCACCGTCCACGCGGTGACCGCGAGAGTGCCTTCCTGCATCGCGACCTGCGCGAACCGTCGCAGCCCGACCTGTTCGGCTGA
- a CDS encoding UdgX family uracil-DNA binding protein (This protein belongs to the uracil DNA glycosylase superfamily, members of which act in excision repair of DNA. However, it belongs more specifically to UdgX branch, whose founding member was found to bind uracil in DNA (where it does not belong), without cleaving it, appears to promote DNA repair by a pathway involving RecA, rather than base excision.) yields MLRVTLDDPSDLGEWRGKARALLLAGIDPRDVEWGGSGLFGGDDPIPGPLATTPPAVPRDFLRLADTVLAHSDPRRHAVLYRMLWRLAHGEKGLLAIATDDDVAWAHGCVKQVSRDMHKMKAFVRFRELAVDDGTVYVAWFEPGHDIVRRVAPFFVRRFTGMRWSLLTPSRTAHWDGESLTFGPGASRADAPSGDALEDLWRTYYASIFNPARLKVDAMRREMPVKYWKNLPEASLIPGLVRDALPRMQAMVEREATMPKKKFAPLQKPVEDLPVGSVAELRRQAKDCRACDLWKPATQTVFGIGPDDARIVVIGEQPGDQEDLAGKPFVGPAGKLFDQALGEAGVDRAALYVTNTVKHFKFEPRGKRRLHKRANAEEQAACRPWLAAEIDRIKPDALVCLGAMAAQAVFGSSFRLMQQRGEWITLADGRRAMATVHPSYLLRLPDEAEREAAYAAFVRDLGLMRDVLG; encoded by the coding sequence ATGCTGCGGGTTACGCTCGACGACCCGTCCGACCTGGGGGAGTGGCGCGGCAAGGCACGCGCGTTGCTGCTGGCGGGCATCGATCCGCGCGACGTGGAGTGGGGCGGTAGCGGCCTGTTCGGCGGCGACGATCCGATCCCCGGGCCGCTCGCGACGACGCCACCGGCCGTCCCCCGCGACTTCCTCCGCCTTGCCGACACCGTGCTGGCGCATAGCGATCCGCGTCGCCACGCGGTGCTCTACCGCATGCTGTGGCGCCTCGCCCACGGCGAAAAAGGCTTGCTGGCGATCGCCACCGACGACGATGTCGCCTGGGCGCATGGCTGCGTGAAGCAGGTCAGCCGCGACATGCACAAGATGAAGGCCTTCGTTCGCTTCCGCGAACTGGCGGTGGACGATGGCACGGTATACGTCGCGTGGTTCGAACCGGGACACGACATCGTGCGCCGGGTGGCACCGTTCTTCGTGCGCCGGTTCACCGGGATGCGCTGGTCCCTGCTGACCCCGTCCCGCACGGCGCACTGGGATGGCGAAAGCCTCACGTTTGGACCGGGCGCCAGCCGCGCGGACGCCCCGTCCGGCGATGCGCTGGAAGACCTCTGGCGCACCTACTACGCGAGCATCTTCAACCCGGCCCGGCTCAAGGTCGACGCGATGCGGCGCGAGATGCCGGTGAAGTACTGGAAAAACCTGCCTGAAGCGTCGCTGATCCCCGGACTGGTCCGCGATGCATTGCCGCGGATGCAGGCGATGGTGGAACGGGAGGCGACGATGCCGAAGAAAAAGTTCGCACCGCTACAGAAACCCGTGGAAGACCTGCCGGTGGGTAGCGTGGCCGAGCTGCGCCGGCAGGCTAAGGATTGCCGGGCCTGCGACCTGTGGAAGCCGGCGACGCAGACGGTGTTCGGCATCGGCCCCGACGACGCGCGCATCGTGGTGATCGGCGAACAACCGGGCGACCAGGAGGACCTGGCCGGCAAGCCCTTCGTCGGCCCGGCCGGCAAGTTGTTCGACCAGGCGCTGGGCGAGGCCGGAGTGGACCGCGCCGCGCTGTATGTCACCAACACGGTGAAGCACTTCAAGTTCGAGCCACGTGGCAAGCGCCGGCTGCACAAGCGTGCGAACGCGGAAGAACAGGCCGCGTGCCGGCCGTGGCTCGCCGCGGAAATCGACCGGATCAAGCCGGACGCGCTGGTCTGCCTCGGCGCCATGGCCGCGCAGGCGGTGTTCGGATCGTCGTTCCGGCTGATGCAGCAACGCGGCGAGTGGATCACCCTCGCCGACGGACGCCGCGCCATGGCGACGGTGCATCCGTCGTATCTGTTGCGGCTGCCTGATGAGGCGGAGCGCGAGGCGGCGTATGCGGCGTTCGTGCGCGACCTGGGGTTGATGCGGGATGTGTTGGGGTGA
- the mpl gene encoding UDP-N-acetylmuramate:L-alanyl-gamma-D-glutamyl-meso-diaminopimelate ligase yields MRVHILGICGTFMGGVAALARELALDVEGSDDNVYPPMSTQLEALGIGLMQGYKAEYLQPAPDLVVVGNAMVRGNPAVEYMLDEGLRYISGPQWLGETLLGGREVLAVAGTHGKTTTTSLLAHLLEQAGQDPGFLIGGVPGNFDVSARRGGGKPFVIEADEYDSAFFDKRSKFVHYRPRIAILNNLEYDHADIFPDVAAIQRQFHHLVRTVPANGRLIVNAEDPYLAEVLAMGAWTPVETFGIDSGDWRAELLAADGSHFRVSRRGEVLGEVSWPSLGRHNVMNALAALAAAAAAGVDPVGLLPAFASFASARRRMELIGEARGVTVFDDFAHHPTAIATTLAGLRARVGKARILVALEPRSNSMRLGAHADALAPSLADADRVVFLHRPELAWDAGKVTAALDGHGSTAPTVDALIDALLGEARDGDHVVFMSNGGFEAAPRRFFDALRAG; encoded by the coding sequence ATGCGCGTCCATATCCTTGGTATCTGCGGCACCTTCATGGGCGGCGTCGCCGCGCTTGCGCGCGAGCTGGCGCTCGACGTCGAGGGTTCCGACGACAACGTCTACCCGCCGATGAGCACCCAGCTCGAAGCGCTCGGCATCGGCCTGATGCAGGGCTACAAGGCCGAATACCTGCAACCGGCGCCCGACCTGGTCGTGGTCGGCAACGCCATGGTCCGCGGCAACCCGGCCGTGGAATACATGCTCGACGAAGGCCTGCGCTACATCTCGGGCCCGCAGTGGCTGGGCGAAACCCTGCTCGGGGGCCGCGAAGTGCTGGCCGTGGCCGGCACGCACGGCAAGACCACGACCACCAGCCTGCTCGCCCACCTGCTCGAGCAGGCCGGGCAGGATCCCGGCTTCCTGATCGGCGGCGTGCCAGGCAACTTCGACGTCTCCGCGCGTCGTGGCGGCGGCAAGCCCTTCGTCATCGAAGCCGACGAATACGATTCGGCGTTTTTCGACAAGCGCAGCAAGTTCGTCCATTACCGGCCGCGCATCGCCATCCTCAACAACCTGGAATACGACCACGCGGACATCTTCCCCGACGTGGCCGCGATCCAGCGCCAGTTCCACCACCTGGTCCGCACGGTGCCGGCGAACGGTCGGCTGATCGTCAATGCCGAAGATCCGTATCTCGCCGAGGTGCTGGCGATGGGCGCGTGGACGCCGGTGGAAACCTTCGGCATCGACAGCGGTGACTGGCGCGCCGAACTGCTCGCCGCCGATGGTTCGCACTTCCGCGTCAGCCGTCGTGGCGAGGTGCTCGGCGAGGTGTCGTGGCCGTCGCTGGGGCGGCATAACGTGATGAACGCGCTGGCTGCGCTGGCCGCGGCCGCCGCGGCGGGCGTCGATCCCGTCGGCCTGCTTCCGGCGTTCGCCAGCTTCGCCAGCGCGCGCCGTCGCATGGAGCTGATCGGCGAAGCCCGTGGCGTCACCGTCTTCGACGACTTCGCCCATCATCCGACGGCGATCGCGACCACCCTGGCCGGCCTGCGCGCGCGGGTCGGCAAGGCGCGCATCCTCGTCGCACTGGAGCCGCGTTCGAACAGCATGCGCCTGGGTGCCCATGCCGATGCATTGGCTCCCTCGCTCGCCGACGCCGATCGCGTGGTCTTCCTGCACCGGCCGGAACTCGCCTGGGATGCAGGCAAGGTCACCGCTGCGCTGGATGGCCACGGCAGCACGGCGCCCACGGTCGATGCACTGATCGACGCCCTGCTCGGCGAGGCCCGCGACGGCGACCACGTCGTGTTCATGTCCAACGGCGGCTTCGAAGCTGCGCCCCGGCGCTTCTTCGACGCGCTCCGCGCAGGTTAG
- a CDS encoding sigma-54 dependent transcriptional regulator, with protein sequence MADPARLDTGLPECGDTAIAVVDLRAGAQAAVRVLQELRDTHPGLAWIGLTGQRTPANDPSILHVLPQAFELIEGASSLQALRQALQRVPADGIPVVVLDDDQPSVMTGHSAAIRSLSQNIRKFAPVELPLLITGETGTGKEMAARALHQLSGRRDKPFAAINCGALPANLVQSELFGHERGSFTGATARRIGHFESADGGTVFLDEIGDLPLDAQTNLLRVLQEGTIERIGSCQSIKVNVRVLAATHVDLEKAVAQGRFREDLFYRLNVLRLRMPPLRERNGDIELLAQHFLDAFRESYGTRARAFSTSARKAMNAFAWPGNVRELMNRVQRAAVIADDALITPEDLELNADLPGIDRDSLGSARTSAEREAIVDCLRASAFNISECARRLRVSRVTVYRLCKKHQLALDQLR encoded by the coding sequence GTGGCTGACCCGGCACGGCTCGATACCGGGCTGCCGGAATGTGGCGACACGGCGATTGCCGTGGTCGACCTTCGTGCTGGCGCCCAGGCGGCCGTGCGCGTATTGCAAGAACTTCGTGACACCCATCCGGGCCTCGCGTGGATCGGGCTGACTGGCCAGCGTACGCCGGCCAACGACCCCTCGATCCTGCATGTCCTGCCACAGGCTTTCGAGCTGATCGAGGGTGCGTCGTCGCTGCAGGCGCTGCGCCAGGCCCTGCAACGGGTCCCCGCCGACGGCATTCCCGTGGTGGTGCTCGACGACGACCAGCCCAGCGTGATGACCGGCCATAGCGCCGCGATCCGCTCGCTTTCGCAGAACATCCGCAAATTTGCCCCCGTGGAGCTTCCCCTGCTGATCACCGGCGAGACCGGGACCGGCAAGGAGATGGCGGCCCGGGCGCTGCACCAGCTTTCCGGACGCAGGGACAAGCCGTTCGCCGCCATCAATTGCGGCGCGCTGCCGGCCAACCTGGTCCAGTCCGAACTGTTCGGCCACGAGCGGGGCTCGTTCACCGGCGCCACCGCGCGGCGCATCGGCCATTTCGAATCGGCCGATGGAGGTACGGTCTTCCTGGATGAAATCGGCGACCTGCCGCTGGACGCCCAGACCAACCTGCTGCGCGTGCTGCAGGAAGGCACCATCGAGCGGATCGGCAGCTGCCAGTCGATCAAGGTCAACGTGCGGGTCCTCGCGGCCACCCACGTCGACCTGGAAAAGGCCGTCGCACAGGGGCGCTTCCGCGAAGACCTGTTCTACCGCCTCAACGTGCTGCGCCTGCGCATGCCGCCGCTGCGCGAACGCAATGGCGACATCGAACTGCTGGCCCAGCACTTCCTGGATGCGTTCCGCGAGAGCTACGGCACCCGCGCGCGCGCCTTCAGCACGTCGGCGCGCAAGGCCATGAATGCCTTCGCGTGGCCGGGCAACGTACGTGAACTGATGAACCGCGTGCAGCGGGCGGCGGTGATCGCCGACGACGCGCTGATCACGCCCGAAGACCTCGAGCTCAACGCCGACCTGCCGGGGATCGACCGCGACAGCCTCGGTAGCGCACGCACCTCGGCCGAGCGCGAGGCCATCGTGGATTGCCTGCGCGCGAGCGCCTTCAACATCAGCGAGTGCGCCCGCCGGTTGCGGGTCTCCCGCGTCACTGTCTACCGCCTCTGCAAGAAGCACCAGCTGGCCCTCGATCAGTTGCGCTAG
- a CDS encoding IS3 family transposase, protein MSRSSYYAGRRERRERTIGPVLAKAARTLHEQGRCSLGSRRLSASLRNQGHDVGRYRARTLIKQLGLKRRRRPYAHYRRATKPAIVADNDLNREFDPAAPDVAWAGDITQVRVGRRWLYIAIVMDLFSRRIVGWATGSMADAYLAEQALELALAHRQPQGPLLFHSDQGCQYSAQRFVDFLARRSIRQSMSRRGNCWDNAVVERFFHTLKHEWMPTSGYATFDEATKDFSSFLIYYDQQRPHSRLNDVPPATFEWLAA, encoded by the coding sequence GTGTCCCGCAGCAGCTACTACGCCGGGCGGCGCGAGCGACGCGAGCGGACGATCGGGCCGGTGCTAGCCAAGGCTGCGCGGACGTTACACGAGCAGGGGCGATGCAGCCTGGGGTCGCGCCGGCTGTCGGCGAGCTTGCGTAATCAGGGCCATGACGTTGGTCGCTACAGGGCCCGGACCCTGATCAAACAGCTGGGCCTGAAGCGTCGGCGCCGCCCGTACGCCCACTATCGACGAGCGACCAAGCCAGCCATCGTGGCCGACAACGACCTCAATCGCGAGTTTGATCCTGCCGCGCCGGATGTGGCCTGGGCCGGTGACATCACGCAGGTTCGGGTGGGGCGGCGATGGCTGTATATCGCCATCGTGATGGACCTGTTTTCCCGGCGCATCGTGGGCTGGGCAACCGGCTCGATGGCCGATGCCTACCTGGCCGAGCAGGCTCTGGAGCTGGCACTGGCGCACCGGCAACCGCAGGGGCCACTGCTGTTCCACTCCGACCAGGGCTGCCAGTACAGCGCGCAACGATTCGTCGACTTCCTCGCCCGGCGATCCATCCGGCAGAGCATGAGTCGCCGCGGAAACTGCTGGGATAACGCTGTCGTCGAACGCTTCTTCCACACCCTGAAACACGAATGGATGCCGACCAGTGGCTACGCGACGTTCGACGAGGCCACGAAGGACTTCTCCAGCTTCCTGATCTATTACGACCAGCAGCGGCCGCACTCGCGGCTAAACGACGTGCCGCCAGCCACCTTCGAGTGGCTGGCGGCATAA
- a CDS encoding transposase, translated as MQKEAVRLVVDQGQPVLAVCKMFGLGPTALRRWVAAERERRSHPPGKAEQDKEMAALRKRVAQLEGEVEFLKKFDALLQNPPPGWSRKR; from the coding sequence GTGCAGAAGGAAGCCGTACGCCTGGTGGTGGACCAGGGGCAGCCGGTGTTGGCTGTGTGCAAGATGTTTGGGCTGGGTCCCACTGCGCTTAGGCGCTGGGTGGCTGCCGAGCGCGAGCGTCGGAGCCATCCGCCTGGCAAGGCCGAGCAGGACAAGGAAATGGCCGCGCTTCGCAAACGCGTTGCCCAGTTGGAGGGCGAGGTCGAATTCCTAAAAAAATTCGATGCCCTTCTCCAAAATCCGCCGCCTGGCTGGTCACGCAAGCGGTAG